In Gammaproteobacteria bacterium, one DNA window encodes the following:
- the nuoN gene encoding NADH-quinone oxidoreductase subunit NuoN translates to MNFIPPDFAPASSEIFMLIMVCVVMLADLTAGDNRRYVAYLLTQVTLLGCAVLTFVSFSTEVKQTFYGLYVDDAMADILKLMVYGTVSAVLVYSHSYISDRGLLKGEFFSLILFATLGMMVMISASHFLTLYIGLELLSLSLYALVALRRDSIVATEAAMKFFVLGALASGFLLYGMSMVYGATGTLHVSQLAQIIQSEASSKEVLVVGLVFIVAGIGFKLSAAPFHMWAPDVYQGAPTAITLFIGSAPKFAAFGFVMRLLIEGLGEMVSDWQGMLVILAVLSMAVGNIAAIAQVNIKRMLAYSTISHMGFLLLGFISADSNGYSSALFYVIAYVLMTLGTFAMIMLLCRSGFEAENINDFKGLSKRNSWYAFVTLLLMLSLAGIPPMIGFYAKFSVLQAVVNAGYIWLAVAAVLFSLVGAFYYLRIIKLMYFDEPEDTEVLSPNSDVKILLSANGFAVLALGIFPQALMSLSLYAIQNSM, encoded by the coding sequence TGGCTGACCTCACAGCAGGTGACAATAGACGTTATGTCGCTTATTTATTGACACAAGTAACGTTATTAGGTTGTGCTGTGCTGACCTTTGTATCATTTTCTACCGAAGTCAAACAGACTTTTTATGGCCTGTATGTCGATGATGCGATGGCGGATATTCTTAAACTGATGGTGTATGGTACTGTGTCGGCTGTTCTAGTCTATTCCCATTCTTATATCAGCGATCGCGGGTTGCTGAAAGGTGAGTTTTTCAGCTTGATTCTGTTTGCGACTCTGGGAATGATGGTGATGATCTCTGCCAGTCATTTTCTCACTCTTTACATTGGGCTGGAGTTGCTCTCACTGTCACTTTATGCGCTTGTTGCATTGCGGCGTGATTCCATTGTGGCGACGGAAGCTGCCATGAAATTTTTTGTGTTAGGTGCTCTTGCTTCTGGATTTTTACTTTACGGCATGTCGATGGTTTACGGTGCGACCGGTACATTGCATGTATCGCAACTTGCTCAAATCATTCAAAGTGAAGCAAGTAGCAAAGAAGTATTGGTTGTCGGTTTGGTATTTATTGTGGCTGGAATTGGTTTTAAATTGAGCGCGGCACCTTTTCACATGTGGGCTCCCGATGTTTATCAAGGCGCTCCGACAGCAATCACCTTATTTATCGGTTCTGCTCCTAAGTTTGCAGCCTTCGGTTTTGTTATGCGTTTATTGATCGAAGGTTTGGGAGAGATGGTTTCCGATTGGCAAGGCATGCTGGTGATTCTTGCTGTTTTGTCGATGGCGGTGGGTAATATTGCCGCTATTGCACAAGTTAATATCAAGCGCATGCTGGCTTACTCAACTATTTCGCATATGGGGTTCTTGTTGCTGGGGTTTATCAGTGCCGATTCGAACGGTTACAGTTCGGCGTTATTTTATGTGATTGCTTATGTTCTGATGACATTGGGTACATTTGCTATGATCATGTTACTGTGCCGAAGTGGATTTGAGGCTGAAAATATCAATGACTTCAAAGGACTCAGTAAAAGAAACAGCTGGTACGCGTTTGTCACATTGTTGTTGATGCTTTCCTTAGCAGGCATTCCACCGATGATCGGATTTTATGCAAAATTTTCTGTATTACAAGCTGTTGTGAATGCAGGATACATTTGGTTGGCTGTTGCGGCGGTATTGTTCTCATTGGTCGGTGCTTTCTATTATTTACGTATTATCAAATTAATGTATTTTGACGAGCCTGAAGACACAGAAGTGCTGTCACCTAATAGTGACGTAAAAATCCTATTGAGTGCGAACGGTTTTGCGGTACTGGCTCTGGGTATTTTTCCTCAAGCATTGATGAGTCTCAGCTTATACGCCATTCAAAATTCCATGTAG
- the htpG gene encoding molecular chaperone HtpG — protein MQAETNKEHLNFQAEAKQLLRLMIHSLYSNKEIFLRELISNASDAADKLRFEGLTDAALYESDSDLKIRVSYNANERTVTISDNGIGMSRQEVIDHIGTIAKSGTREFFNSLTGDQVKDAHLIGQFGVGFYSAFIVADKVTLITRRAGLTAEHGVCWESSGEGDYTLETVEKTARGTDIILHLRTDEDEFLNGMRIRNIIRKYSDHITLPIVMKKEEWSQDEKKNKITDEDETINQANALWARPKSEITVEQYNEFYKHVAHDFEPPLAYLHARVEGKQEYTQLLYIPARAPFDLFDRERRHGIKLYVQRVFIMDDAEKLLPNYLRFVRGVIDSNNLPLNVSREILQESKDIDSIRAGVVKKVLGLIEDLSKNEDEEGKEKYKTFYREFGQVLKEGVGEDFANRERIAKLLRFITTHSDTDEPVVSLDTYVQRMKEGQKKIYYVTADNLKAAQNSPHLEVFRKKGIEVLLLSDRIDEWLVSNLTEFDGKPLQSVAKGGLDLGDLEDEAEKEEREKETTAFHELTEKMKQTLSEQVKDVRVTFRLTESPACLVADTYDMGGNLERLLKSAGQKVQHAKPILEINPHHPMVQRLKTEVENFEDWSHLLFGQALLAEGGQLEDPAAFVRRLNELLLLKS, from the coding sequence GTGCAAGCTGAAACAAACAAAGAACACTTAAACTTTCAAGCGGAAGCGAAACAATTATTAAGATTAATGATTCATTCCTTATACAGTAATAAGGAAATTTTCTTGCGTGAATTGATTTCAAATGCATCGGATGCAGCTGATAAATTGCGCTTTGAAGGTCTTACCGATGCTGCGCTGTATGAATCAGATTCCGATCTTAAAATTCGTGTGAGCTATAACGCGAACGAACGGACGGTGACCATTTCGGATAACGGTATCGGTATGTCGCGACAAGAAGTCATCGATCATATTGGAACCATTGCGAAGTCGGGGACGCGTGAATTCTTTAACTCTTTAACCGGTGATCAAGTCAAAGATGCGCATTTGATCGGTCAATTCGGTGTCGGTTTTTATTCCGCATTTATTGTGGCCGATAAAGTTACCCTGATTACCCGGCGGGCAGGATTGACTGCCGAGCATGGTGTATGCTGGGAATCCAGCGGTGAGGGTGATTACACGTTGGAAACCGTCGAGAAAACAGCCAGAGGCACGGACATTATTTTGCATTTGCGCACCGATGAAGATGAATTTCTTAATGGCATGCGAATTCGTAACATCATTCGTAAGTATTCCGATCACATTACGTTGCCTATCGTAATGAAGAAAGAAGAGTGGTCGCAAGATGAAAAGAAAAATAAAATTACCGATGAAGATGAAACGATAAACCAAGCTAATGCATTATGGGCGCGCCCTAAGAGTGAAATAACCGTTGAGCAATACAATGAATTTTATAAACATGTAGCGCATGATTTCGAGCCTCCGTTGGCTTATTTGCATGCACGTGTAGAGGGCAAGCAGGAATATACGCAGCTTTTGTACATTCCGGCGCGCGCACCTTTCGATTTATTCGATCGTGAGCGCCGGCATGGAATTAAATTGTATGTGCAGCGTGTATTCATTATGGATGATGCGGAAAAGCTACTGCCGAACTATCTGCGCTTCGTGCGTGGTGTAATCGATTCGAACAATCTGCCGCTGAATGTGTCGCGCGAGATCTTGCAGGAATCTAAGGATATCGACTCAATCCGAGCTGGTGTAGTCAAAAAAGTGCTGGGATTGATCGAAGACTTATCCAAAAATGAGGACGAAGAAGGGAAAGAAAAATACAAAACTTTCTACCGGGAGTTTGGTCAGGTTCTTAAGGAAGGTGTCGGTGAAGACTTTGCCAACCGCGAGCGTATCGCGAAATTGTTGCGTTTCATTACTACGCACAGCGATACTGATGAACCGGTTGTTTCACTCGATACTTATGTGCAGCGCATGAAAGAAGGTCAGAAAAAAATTTATTACGTGACTGCCGATAATCTGAAAGCTGCACAGAATAGCCCTCACCTGGAAGTTTTCCGCAAGAAGGGTATTGAAGTGTTATTACTGTCTGATCGTATTGATGAATGGCTAGTGAGTAATTTAACCGAGTTTGATGGAAAACCGCTGCAATCAGTCGCAAAAGGTGGCTTGGATTTGGGCGATCTGGAAGATGAGGCAGAAAAAGAAGAGCGTGAAAAAGAAACTACCGCCTTCCATGAGCTGACAGAAAAAATGAAACAAACGCTCAGCGAGCAAGTAAAAGATGTTCGTGTTACTTTCCGATTAACCGAATCACCGGCTTGCTTAGTTGCGGATACGTATGATATGGGCGGAAATCTTGAGAGATTACTGAAATCCGCAGGACAGAAGGTGCAACATGCCAAACCGATCCTCGAAATCAATCCACATCATCCGATGGTACAGCGATTGAAGACCGAAGTCGAAAATTTCGAGGATTGGAGTCATTTACTATTCGGTCAAGCTTTGCTGGCGGAGGGAGGGCAACTTGAAGATCCGGCCGCATTTGTAAGAAGACTGAATGAATTGTTACTGCTGAAATCCTGA
- a CDS encoding methylated-DNA--[protein]-cysteine S-methyltransferase, with the protein MGRSKKNQIADITEPYQAKLLAPFAVLGIKTEEDWLTAIDYLPVDTPTLAPQTLLAKEVCRQLQAYLAGPDFIFDLSLHISGTAHQQRVWQAIQEIPSGKTSSYAEIAVQLHSAPRAVGRACGANRIPIIIPCHRVIAKNGGLGGFMNASDGDPLEIKRWLLRHEST; encoded by the coding sequence GTGGGTAGATCAAAAAAAAATCAGATTGCGGATATAACCGAACCCTATCAAGCAAAGCTGCTGGCGCCGTTTGCTGTACTCGGTATTAAAACAGAAGAAGATTGGCTTACGGCCATAGATTATTTGCCAGTCGATACGCCGACACTCGCACCGCAGACCTTGCTGGCGAAAGAAGTATGCAGACAGTTGCAAGCTTATCTGGCGGGACCAGATTTTATATTTGATCTGAGTTTGCATATCAGCGGAACAGCGCATCAACAGCGCGTTTGGCAAGCTATTCAGGAAATTCCAAGCGGTAAAACAAGCAGTTATGCAGAAATTGCAGTGCAATTACACTCCGCTCCTCGAGCAGTAGGCCGGGCATGCGGCGCCAACCGGATACCGATCATCATACCGTGCCATCGGGTTATTGCTAAGAATGGCGGATTAGGAGGTTTTATGAATGCGAGTGATGGTGATCCCCTTGAGATCAAACGTTGGTTATTGCGTCATGAGAGCACCTGA
- the xerD gene encoding site-specific tyrosine recombinase XerD — translation MRAPELNAGLLDEFSDALWLEDGLSRNTLDSYRNDLQLFSEWLRKRNQDNRILTDATHTDLLEFLASRVSAKIKASTTSRELSSLKRFYRFLLRQGKITTDPSLNIETPKLQRSLPESLTEKEVELLLSAPDLQHPLGLRDRAMLEVLYASGLRVSELINLKYSQVSMDMGVLRVMGKGRKERLAPLGEESLEWLSRYTKEARPSLLNGIVTDTIFVTARGAAMTRQAFWYLIKRYAQVVGIEKQLSPHTLRHAFATHLLNHGADLRVVQLLLGHADISTTQIYTHIARERLKQLHAKHHPRG, via the coding sequence ATGAGAGCACCTGAACTTAATGCTGGTTTGCTGGATGAGTTTTCCGATGCCTTATGGCTGGAAGATGGTTTGTCGCGTAACACACTCGACAGTTATCGCAATGATTTGCAACTTTTTAGCGAATGGCTCAGAAAACGCAATCAAGATAACCGGATATTGACTGACGCGACTCATACCGATCTGCTTGAATTTTTGGCTTCCAGAGTTTCCGCCAAGATCAAGGCCAGTACAACCAGCCGCGAATTATCCAGCCTGAAGCGTTTCTATCGTTTCTTATTGCGCCAGGGAAAAATTACCACGGACCCCAGTCTCAATATTGAAACACCCAAATTGCAGCGCAGCTTACCGGAAAGTCTGACTGAGAAAGAAGTTGAGCTGCTACTGAGTGCTCCCGACTTACAACATCCGCTTGGCTTGCGTGATCGTGCCATGCTGGAAGTTTTATATGCCAGCGGATTGCGCGTATCGGAGTTAATCAATTTGAAGTACTCGCAGGTCAGCATGGATATGGGGGTTTTACGCGTCATGGGCAAAGGTAGAAAGGAGCGTCTTGCGCCACTGGGGGAAGAGTCTCTCGAATGGCTAAGCCGCTACACCAAAGAAGCCAGACCCTCACTGTTGAACGGTATTGTTACCGATACCATTTTTGTGACAGCGCGTGGTGCGGCTATGACACGCCAGGCGTTTTGGTACTTGATTAAGCGCTATGCGCAAGTCGTTGGTATTGAGAAGCAACTATCCCCGCATACTCTGCGACATGCCTTTGCCACGCATCTATTGAATCATGGTGCTGATTTGCGCGTTGTGCAATTGCTGCTGGGACATGCGGATATTTCCACTACGCAAATTTACACCCATATCGCGCGTGAACGCCTGAAACAGTTGCATGCTAAGCATCACCCCCGTGGTTAA
- a CDS encoding disulfide bond formation protein B → MRLLFLLILLCCIGLLGYAQFLQHVQGLLPCPLCVAQRVAYWLLGLTALLAFLHNPKVIGRRIYGFLLCGFALTGAIIAARHAWLIRYPEAFECGISPEEAFLNSLPIAGWWPEMFEANGDCATIDWQFLSLTIPDWSLITFMGLGSLAFYVLLAKR, encoded by the coding sequence ATGCGACTACTATTTTTATTGATTCTCCTTTGCTGTATCGGTCTGCTAGGCTATGCACAATTTTTGCAGCATGTGCAAGGATTGCTCCCTTGCCCGTTGTGTGTAGCGCAACGCGTTGCTTACTGGCTATTGGGATTAACCGCTTTGCTCGCGTTCCTTCATAACCCCAAAGTAATCGGGCGCCGTATTTATGGTTTCTTGCTGTGCGGATTTGCCCTGACAGGCGCAATCATCGCCGCGCGGCATGCGTGGTTGATACGGTATCCGGAAGCATTCGAATGCGGTATCAGTCCGGAGGAAGCTTTTCTGAATTCCTTACCGATTGCCGGCTGGTGGCCTGAGATGTTCGAAGCCAACGGCGATTGCGCCACTATTGATTGGCAGTTCCTATCGCTCACCATCCCCGATTGGTCGTTGATTACTTTTATGGGCCTTGGGAGTCTGGCGTTTTATGTACTGTTAGCTAAAAGATGA
- a CDS encoding IS1595 family transposase, translating into MNAKNRYYFRSRIREAKFRQLIRCFSMDFTATDTAQLTGISIRSVNTIYLKIRQRIAQNCELESPLQGSVEVDESYFGVQRVRGKRGRGAYGKTIVFGVLKRQGKVYTEIVPDCSKATLQAIIRGHVAPDTVIHSDGWRGYDGLVDIGFDKHFRVHHGDNEFASGERHINGIESFWSFAKRRLAKFNGVPEHTFYLHLKETEFRFNHRRDNLYHEILKLLRLNPL; encoded by the coding sequence ATGAATGCTAAAAACAGATACTATTTTCGTTCTCGAATCAGAGAAGCAAAATTCAGGCAACTTATTCGATGTTTTTCGATGGATTTTACTGCTACTGACACAGCCCAATTGACCGGCATTTCTATCCGATCCGTCAATACCATTTATCTTAAAATACGACAGCGAATTGCCCAGAATTGCGAACTTGAATCCCCTCTGCAAGGTTCTGTAGAAGTTGATGAGTCTTACTTTGGTGTCCAGCGAGTCAGGGGTAAAAGGGGGCGGGGCGCTTATGGCAAAACAATAGTCTTTGGTGTGCTTAAACGCCAAGGAAAAGTTTATACAGAGATTGTTCCAGATTGCTCTAAAGCGACATTGCAAGCCATTATCCGTGGGCATGTAGCGCCCGATACCGTAATCCATTCCGATGGATGGCGTGGTTATGACGGATTGGTCGATATCGGCTTTGATAAGCACTTCAGGGTTCACCATGGTGACAATGAGTTTGCCAGTGGCGAGCGGCATATTAATGGTATCGAGTCTTTCTGGAGTTTTGCTAAAAGACGTTTGGCCAAGTTCAATGGTGTGCCCGAACATACTTTCTACCTGCACTTGAAAGAAACCGAATTTCGTTTTAATCATCGCCGTGATAATCTCTATCATGAAATTCTTAAATTGTTACGTTTAAACCCGCTTTAA
- a CDS encoding DUF423 domain-containing protein, producing MPKTFLILGTLNTVLCIALGAFGAHGLKRVISADMLSVYHTGVQYHFYHAFGIIVIGLLLLHFPKSRLMPVSGWLMMAGIVLFSFSLYVLSITGVRGLGMITPFGGVSFLTAWLLLAYAIWKEK from the coding sequence ATGCCGAAAACTTTTCTCATACTGGGTACCTTGAATACGGTTTTATGCATCGCCTTGGGCGCTTTCGGTGCGCACGGACTGAAGCGGGTTATATCAGCCGACATGCTGTCGGTTTATCATACCGGCGTGCAATATCATTTTTATCACGCTTTTGGCATCATCGTCATCGGCTTACTATTGCTGCATTTTCCAAAATCCCGCCTGATGCCGGTATCCGGCTGGCTAATGATGGCGGGTATCGTATTATTCAGCTTTAGCCTTTACGTACTGAGCATAACAGGCGTGCGCGGACTCGGCATGATCACGCCATTCGGCGGCGTTTCATTTCTCACCGCTTGGTTATTGCTTGCTTATGCTATTTGGAAAGAGAAATGA
- a CDS encoding exodeoxyribonuclease VII large subunit — protein sequence MNLLPFPSANLARTVLTVSELNSNTKQFLEQNIPLLWVKGEVSNLKCYQSGHWYFSLKDSNAQIRCVLFGHKHQYLDWQPKDGMQVEVLALVTLYEPRGDFQLNVETMRRAGLGELFEAFEKLKAKLDKAGLFNPARKKPLPAFPTQIGIITSPDTAALRDVLSTLQRRMPSLPVILYPVLVQGKAAAGLIATAITTANQRAECDVLIVCRGGGSIEDLWAFNEEIVALAIAGSTIPVISGVGHETDFTIADFAADVRAPTPTAAAEMASKDHKELSQRLNALQLRLARAMLHRIENAMQQIDILSHRLIYPGDRIRQQSIHLHHLQDRLMKTCSHQLERKLWKLLEFNQRLAAASPNIARIEEQQKEMAARFNSAYIRHFESLSIRLQHVQAQLSHLNPQSVLERGYSITYTAQNTIIRDSKQIHCGDRIQVKFAHGMCEADVTKTKNS from the coding sequence ATGAATCTTCTCCCTTTTCCATCAGCGAACCTTGCGCGTACAGTACTTACAGTCAGTGAGCTGAATAGCAACACCAAGCAATTCCTAGAACAGAACATTCCGTTGCTATGGGTAAAAGGTGAAGTCTCGAATTTGAAGTGCTATCAGTCCGGTCACTGGTACTTCTCACTCAAGGATTCCAATGCGCAAATCCGCTGCGTGTTGTTCGGTCACAAACATCAGTATCTGGATTGGCAACCGAAAGACGGCATGCAAGTCGAAGTGCTGGCGCTGGTTACTCTCTATGAACCCCGCGGTGATTTTCAGCTCAATGTCGAAACGATGCGGCGCGCCGGTTTAGGAGAATTGTTCGAAGCCTTCGAGAAGCTTAAGGCAAAGCTGGATAAAGCCGGATTGTTTAATCCGGCGCGGAAAAAACCACTACCCGCCTTCCCCACGCAAATCGGTATCATCACCTCCCCGGATACGGCCGCGTTGCGCGATGTTCTGTCGACATTGCAACGACGCATGCCATCCTTGCCGGTTATTCTCTACCCTGTTTTAGTTCAGGGAAAAGCTGCAGCCGGTTTGATCGCCACAGCAATAACAACCGCCAATCAACGCGCTGAATGCGATGTGCTGATCGTATGTCGTGGCGGTGGCAGCATTGAAGATTTATGGGCATTCAACGAGGAAATCGTCGCACTCGCCATTGCTGGCAGCACAATTCCGGTGATCAGCGGCGTCGGTCACGAAACGGATTTTACCATCGCGGATTTTGCCGCCGATGTCCGCGCCCCCACACCAACGGCGGCGGCTGAAATGGCAAGCAAGGATCATAAGGAATTAAGCCAGCGCTTGAACGCCCTGCAATTGCGGTTAGCTCGCGCCATGTTACATCGTATAGAGAATGCCATGCAACAGATCGATATATTGTCGCACCGCTTGATATATCCAGGTGATCGTATCAGACAGCAATCCATTCATCTGCACCATCTGCAAGACCGGTTGATGAAAACTTGCAGCCATCAGTTGGAAAGAAAGCTGTGGAAATTACTCGAATTTAATCAACGATTGGCGGCGGCAAGTCCCAATATCGCTCGAATTGAAGAGCAACAAAAAGAAATGGCTGCTCGATTCAATTCTGCGTATATCCGTCATTTCGAGTCCCTATCAATCCGGCTTCAACATGTGCAGGCACAGCTATCTCATTTGAATCCGCAATCGGTACTTGAGCGTGGATACAGCATCACGTACACCGCGCAAAACACCATCATCCGCGACAGCAAACAAATTCATTGCGGTGATCGAATTCAGGTAAAATTCGCGCACGGAATGTGCGAAGCGGATGTCACAAAAACGAAGAACTCCTGA
- a CDS encoding MotA/TolQ/ExbB proton channel family protein has translation MLSLIQAAGWPIWPIIIASVVALGIIGERMWTLRLSVIAPKELLPRVLNEYKRNGVNPEMLTRLQKHSPLGQILAGGLKNVKSTREIMKESIEESGRVIAHDLNRYLTTLGTIAALSPLMGLFGTLVGMIEIFGSNSPTGSNPTQLAYGISVALYNSAFGILVAIPSMIFYRHFRAKVDDIVIEMELQALKLVEMVHGERET, from the coding sequence GTGTTATCGTTAATTCAAGCAGCCGGCTGGCCGATCTGGCCAATCATCATTGCTTCCGTCGTGGCCTTGGGCATTATCGGAGAACGTATGTGGACATTGCGATTGAGTGTTATTGCGCCGAAGGAATTGCTTCCGAGGGTGCTAAATGAATATAAGCGCAATGGCGTGAATCCCGAAATGCTGACACGCTTGCAAAAGCACTCTCCGCTGGGGCAAATTCTTGCCGGTGGACTTAAGAATGTCAAAAGCACACGTGAAATCATGAAAGAGTCGATCGAAGAGTCCGGTCGGGTGATTGCACACGATCTGAATCGCTATCTGACAACATTGGGAACGATTGCCGCACTGAGTCCTCTGATGGGTCTGTTTGGCACTTTGGTTGGAATGATTGAGATTTTCGGATCGAATTCGCCCACCGGCAGCAATCCGACACAGCTCGCTTACGGAATTTCCGTCGCTTTGTATAATTCCGCCTTTGGGATACTGGTAGCCATTCCCAGCATGATTTTTTACCGCCACTTCCGTGCGAAAGTCGACGATATCGTCATAGAAATGGAATTGCAGGCATTGAAGCTGGTTGAAATGGTGCATGGCGAACGGGAAACCTGA
- a CDS encoding VacJ family lipoprotein — MNENRGILRNTNPITNHSYLIVILLFVCIIVLQGCASVPKNGDLETDPVDPHEKINRASYDFTDKVDRTVFVPIVNAYIDYVPNAAQRSIGNFYDNLSYPNVMLNSFLQGKVKQGASDTLRFFVNSTVGMLGLFDMASHMGLQKNDEDFGQTLGVWGVDPGSYLFIPLVGPSSERDVTNIPVGIFTNVLFYAGLAVGSYFAAPLTILGAIDKRARLVGAMRIRDEAAIDPYLFVREASMQQREFLVHDGRLPLDLYDSEPFQDNPFEKDGKKKK, encoded by the coding sequence ATGAACGAGAACAGGGGTATTTTGAGAAACACAAATCCGATCACAAATCATAGCTACCTGATTGTTATTTTGTTGTTTGTTTGTATTATTGTGCTGCAAGGTTGCGCATCGGTGCCGAAAAATGGTGATCTGGAAACGGATCCGGTTGATCCGCACGAAAAGATTAATCGTGCTTCTTACGATTTTACCGATAAAGTGGATCGGACGGTGTTCGTGCCCATTGTGAACGCCTACATCGATTATGTTCCGAATGCTGCGCAGCGGTCCATTGGCAATTTCTACGATAACTTGTCTTACCCCAATGTCATGTTGAATTCTTTTCTGCAGGGCAAGGTAAAGCAAGGTGCTTCCGATACCTTACGTTTTTTTGTGAACTCAACCGTGGGAATGCTCGGACTTTTTGATATGGCATCGCACATGGGATTACAGAAGAATGATGAAGATTTTGGTCAGACACTCGGAGTATGGGGTGTGGATCCCGGGTCTTACTTGTTCATTCCCCTTGTCGGTCCGAGCAGCGAACGTGACGTAACCAATATCCCCGTAGGTATTTTTACCAATGTATTATTCTATGCCGGTCTTGCGGTCGGATCATACTTTGCGGCTCCTTTGACTATCCTGGGTGCTATCGATAAGCGTGCGCGCTTGGTGGGGGCAATGCGAATTCGCGACGAAGCTGCAATTGATCCCTATTTGTTCGTGCGCGAAGCCTCCATGCAACAACGTGAATTTCTCGTGCACGATGGCAGACTGCCGTTGGACCTTTATGACTCTGAGCCTTTTCAGGATAATCCTTTTGAGAAAGACGGGAAAAAGAAAAAATAA